The region GGTCAGAAGATAAGGGCAGCAGGCCAGGTCCAGGGACCCTGACCACAAGTTCCATGGGCTCCCGAGCCTTGTTTCGATAGGCCCTGCGGATGGTGTCCACGGCTCGCTGGTGGGTTACCTGTTCCAGGCTTTCTCCATCGACTGCCAccagctccaagccagcctggcacAGAGACAGGATAGTCAGCCCTCACGTcatccccacccaccacccaacCTGAAGGCATCGGCCTTTCACCTCCACCAGCTAGAACACTCCTACTATCTGAGTGCTGCAAACGGACAATAGGACTTTTGTGCCTGGAGCcgttgggggcagggtggggcatgGACAATGGCCCTTTGTCCCTTGGGACTTGAGATGGAACAGGATGGGCCATTCTCAGGCCCAGGCTAGCATGAGGGGACGGATTCCTTTCTAGGCCTGCCCATCCTACTGGCCTGACCCCTGTATCCCCAAAGCCACCTCCTACGACCTGGTCTGAACATGCCTGGCTGGAAGTGGGGAACAGCCCTGAAACCCTGCTGTACTCCAGCCCTGGGCCTAAGGAGGCTTGGTGCTTCACCCACCTGCAGGGCCCCACAGAGGAAAGCGGCGCCTCCTGGAAAGATTTTCTCTATCTTCACCATGGGCTGCACCTTGGACTCGATGCCCCCAGAGATGCTGATGCCTGGAGGCAGGGCGGGGGGAGGAACCCAACCCGTACCCCAAACCTTGAATTCCCAGGAGGAGCATAGGTTCCCATGCCCAAACCCAGGCCTTGGCTtctccccacctctgtctccaaTCTCAAGCTCCAAACAGATTCTCCAACTGTGCAGCTTAGTACTCAGATTCCCTTCCTGGTCCATTAACCTCCCTCAAACCCAGGAGTCCACCCCCGCTTAACCAGTGCTACCTGGACTCACCCAAAGACTGCTTCATCTTAGAAAGTGTGACTGTCCTCAGCTCTCCAGCAGAGGCACTCCTGCTCGCTTCCTCAGCTGGTTCACCAATTCCATTCTCCAAGGCCCCTTGCCTGGCTCTCGCCTTGGCCACCTGCCCATCCAGAGGTCGTGGAAGCAAGGGCCTTGCCTTCCGAGGCCTGTGGTAACGCCCGTTGGCTGTGGTGGCAGTAGTGACGGGTGCTGGGGAAGGGGAGCGTCTGCGCCCAGGAGACTTGCCTCGGCatcggctgcggctgcggctgcggctgtggctgtggcttagGGCTGGCGTCTGGCTCTGGTTCTGCTGTGTGTCCTCTCGACTCGGGGCTTCTGTCAGTAGCCAGTTAGGCCTGGGAGGCCGGGGAGCCACAGGAGGTGGTTGGGGAGGAGGCGTACACGCACGGCGAGTTGAGAAGGCGTCCACTGGCACATCTTGTAGAGGGGGGATTCCTTTATGGTGGTGGCGGGGGGCAGAGGCACTATGGGAAACCTTAAGGCCCCCAAGTCTCTCCCTTATCTCTCCATCGTCATCCTCTGAGCCGTTTGCTGGCAGCAAATAGAAGCCTCCACGACTGTCTGGAGGACAGAGTCAAGACTAGCTTGCTCTTCCTGAACATCAAGGACACCTTCCCAGCCCTGGCTCTTAACTGCCTGAATGTGTGCTAACAAGACCTGGATGTGTTTAGGTCCATCATAAAGTGGCCCCACAGTAAAAGGACTCTGGTGCAGGCAGGGGCAAACATGACCTAATATTAATAGCATCGGAGTACTTTGCATTGTAATACAATTCTTCTCTGGCATAGCCAAGagatttttgtttgggttttttggtgtttgagacaaggtttctctgtgtaaccctggctgtcccagactcacagcgatcctcccgcctctgcctcccaagtgctgggattaaaggcacgtgccaccactgccccagtgAAGAGACCAGATTTTTAGAatgtatagttttaaaatgtccTGTACAGGTATGAGGGAATAGGATAGCAACGGCCTGGGGGGCAGGGCTTTCCCTCCTGACTATAGTGACCCTGCTCAGAGGCAAGGATGGAAGGCCTGTTCTCCCTGTTCCAATATCCCCAGGGCTGTCCCCTTTCCCCAGGTTATGAGACTCTGACTGACCAGGCACAGGGGTGATGAGGTGACGCTTGGGAGGCGTGTCTTGCCTTGTAGGTCTCAAAGCAGAAGGCCGCACTGGTTGGAAAAGAGAGCAGGTCAGAGGCCAGACACCGCTGCTAGGCTCCCAGACAGGTCTGCCAATGGGGTCAGCAGCCTAAGCCAgtctccactcccacccctgaCTGGAGCTCAGGAGCCAGAAGCCCTGCCCCAGCTGCTGACCTGCCCTGCTCTTGAGAACCTCATAAGCCTCCAACTCCACGGGCATCACCATACTGTCAAAGCGGCCGAGGTCTGTGGGGGCCACCACActcctgggggagggagggcagggatgCAAGATAAGCAGCCTTGGTTTTAGGGGTGCACACCCTGAGGAATTCCAGCCCTAGGGTCACTGGGGCttcttgcccctccctctccctcaaaCCCCTCCCAACCTGATGTCCCTCAGCAGGAGCAGCTTCTCCGGCCTGTCCAAGatggccagcagggggcgcacTAGGTCCTCCACGCTACCCTCATGGACATACTGTGAATAGAGACACCAGCCATCAGACAGCAGCAGCGActttagagctgggtgtggggaaACGCCAGGGCACACAGGGACCCTGGGGCCCATCTAGCCATCCTCACTTTAAGATAGGGTCACCCTATCCAGGGTCCACAACTTGGTATGTCAGTGACCTTGTGGTTGCCTGTGACGATCAGTAGATCTGCAACAAATAGCAACAGCAATAATGGCATCTGGACAGGCAACTTTCTAAGCGTTTTACATGCAGCCTCTTACTTAACAGCCACTTAGAGATGATTCCTGTTTTACAGACAAGAAACTGAGGTTCAGGGAACATTTGCTCAAAGCTACAAAGCTAAGGAAATATGAGGAAGGTTAGAATCCATGACATCTAGCTCTTGCTTGCTCTGGTGCAGGAAAATAATGCATAGgggatggggacacacacacacacacacacacacacacacacacacacacacacacacacaccacacacaccactcacacacacacacacacacacacacacacacacacacacacacacaccccaggctgAAGCTGGGAGCTCAACACTAGGCTGTGGCTGTTCCCACCCTTTGTCCAGGGCTAGAATGATGACCTTGGGGAACACATGGCTCCACAGCCTCTCTAGTCAGTACCCTTCTGCCTGGCACTGCCTGGATGCCACCAGCCCGGATGCCACACCCCATGGATTCTAGAGAACTGAATACTGGGAGCCAAGTTACTTGAACTGCACACTGCCCTCTggtggagaaagggagacagCTTCAGAGAGACCCACGGACAGTTACCTCGTATGGGTGTAGACACAGAAATCCCTGGCAGAGTGAATCATCAACaaatatttaggaataaataaaaaaaaagtctcccctcccctcttctctcttctctctctcactctctgtctctttctgtctctctctgtatccctAAACCACACATATGATTACAGAGACTCACATCAACAATACACTGCCATATATGCGCATGTCCCTCAAGTCCACACACCCAAATCCAGCCTCTACTGTTAGACTGCAGGTGGCAAAGGGGGAACAATGATAGTAAGGCCTTCTCCCAGAGCCTCAGGGACTCTGGCGGGAATAGGAACAGATGTGCCTCATACGGCATTCCACTGAAAACCACTGTAGTGGGGCTGTGAGTTTCAGAGATGGACGAAGGATCAGAGCGGGTGTCTAGGAAGCAGAGACCATCTCACCAACTGACTCTTCCAGAGTGGATGCCAGGAGCAGTATAGAAATCGAGAAGCAAAGTGTTCTGAGGGCAAGCATGATAGCAAGTAAACAAAAATGCAGTGTCGGGACCCATGAAGACCCTCCTATATGGCTCCACAGGTTGAGTACTATGTGACTAGTGGCCCCTAAACCTATGCAGCTTATAATAATTCATATCAGCTATGTAGTAGCCGTAGAAGATCCCAGGAAATCTGGGGTTGGCAGATTGGGGTGTCACATCAGGGAAGTCCTGGAGTTtgggagaaacaagaaaaatttataCTCTATTGTGCCTCATAAGGGAAGCACAAATCaataggagggaggggaaagctgGGGTTCAGAACACTACATCATAATCATAATCACTAGGGAACTCTGCCTGTCTATCGGGCTCCATTTCAGGAGGTTTGAGGTGAGAGCGTTGGGCTCGCTGGGGACGGTCGGCAGGCAGAGCCTACAGGATAAACAGAGCCATGGTAAAATGAAGTCCTGGCTTGAAGAGGCCCGGAGAATGGAGGGATGTGGGAACGGTGCTGGTCAAAGATACAGACACAGAGCTCCTCCTAGTGGCCAGAGCACAGAGTTTCAGGCTCACTGGAGCTAGAATACAAGGCTCTCTTAAAGTCTGTCAGAACTGAGAACTAAGAGTGACAGTTTAACCCAGAGCCCTCGACAGGAACCTCCATTTGCATTTCTGTTGTAAACCAGACCTTGGAAAAGGGAATGTGTGAATAACCTCCCTCTTAGGCTTTGAGTGATATTACATACTACATGAGCACATACGTGCATGCtatgcacacataaatgcatGTAGGCATGTCCACACAAAGCAGTTaccccatagacatgcccacataTACATCACAACAATACACAGACAGCTCCATCATGAACCAGGTGAAAGTGGAGGGACAAGTGACTTTCTGAAACTGCTCAGCTTGCCCCACAGTGGGCACACTCCCCATAGGGGTTCCAGAGACAGAATGACACTGAAGGACTTTACAGTCCTCCCGGAGGGGTGAGCAGTGCCTGCAGCCTCCCCAACACTTAGTCCAGGAAGTCCTCCTCCAAAACCGACTCCCTCTGGTACTggttgaagagaaaggaaagggaatagtgtgggtgttgggggagGGCTGAGGTAGAAACAAAGACCAGCCTACTTGGGGAACTGGAAGAGGCCCTTGGCATAAGGCCATGCCTGCTGGCTGTCcgaggagcagaaggagagatgggagacAAGCCTGGGGACAATTTCCTCTCCTGTTAGTCACCTGTCTTCCTCGTCTCCTCAGCTTAAATGGCACCTCCTCTGAGAGGCCTTCCCGGATCCCCTGGGTTATCTATATCTGTATACCACAGTGTTCTGTATGACCAGTCCCTGGGGGgaatttgtttggttgtttggttggtggtttggttggttttttgaacacagggtttctctgtgtagatttggctggcctggactccgtTGGAGagcaagttggcctcaaactcacagagatccacctgcctctgcctctcccggtgcagggattacagacatgcaccccAGAGCCCAGCTCTGGAGGGATTTAGAGTGTAGTTATTGTctatctctccttcctgcctagGAGCTTACTGACCAATTGGCCTCCCAGCAACAAGCCCAGGCACTGGCCAACGGACAGTAGCCTGAAACGAGAGACCATGCCTCGGGCAGAAGACTTACCCTGGAGCAGTGGCGGGTGACTGCTAGCACCTCATCATCAGTCAGCAGCCGGCGGGCCAGGTCCTGAATGAGGGGGCGTCGACTTTCCCAGGCTTGCACCTGCTCATCCACGCTGGCCACCTGGCCAGAGGGGCTTCCAGACCTGGCAGACAGCAGGGCCCGGCCCCGCTCCCGGTCTGCAGGGCAGGGGCAAGAGGGTGTGAGAAAGGTAAGGTAGAGTTTCTCTTGGCAGGGGTGAGGCTCCAAAGAAGCCAACTGAGGGACAGAAGCACGTTGGATAATCCCACTTGCCCCTGTTCCCCAACATGGTTTCTCCTAACAAAGTGGCATCAATGGAGTGCCAACTCCAGCTCCTCATGTGCTGTCATACTAATCCCCCCCCCCATAGGAGTACTGACAggctctctccctcacccccaaaTTCCTTAAGGGATCCCATCACAGACCCTCTCCTATAACCTCTATCTTTTCTAGTAAGCTAGCCTAGTTCTCTGCCTGATTCCACAGGCTCAGCTCTGAGTTTACTTCAAAGCTTACTTCAAAGCTGCTAAGCTGGTCATAGGCTGTCCCCCACATCTTCCCGTGAGGACCTTGGGACAGTGGACTTACCTCGTCTCAGTCTCCAGGTGACAAACTTCTGCACAGGCCCCACACTCCCTACTGTAAAGAAGAAAGAGGTTCAGTTTGGCAAGATCAAGGGTTCCAGTTCGAAGTGGTCAGGGTCGGGGTCAGGGCCTTTGTGAGCTTTCAAGGTCATGCCCCACTAGCGACGTCACTCACAGGCAGAGGGGAGTCAGTGAGGGCTGCAGGTCAGAACAGGAGGCAGTAAGAACACTGCTGGTGGAGGCTGGTCTGGATGCGACCGAAGAGAAGAACCCAAGGACAGAGCTTACTGGCGCCTATCttcaagagacagagagggtAAGAGGAGGCGGGAAGGAGAGAGGATTGTGCAGAAAGGCAGACTGAGAACCCTGAGAAACCAGCAACCTGGGAACCGTGAGAGGAGAATAGGGGTGAGAAAAAGGGCTGGAACAGTCCTGAGGCTTCCAGACACATCCaacctctcttcctctgcttacTTCACTGCCATTTCCGGATGCAGCACCCTGCTTGTCTCCTGGGTGGCCGCCTCTTATCTCAGCCCATGCATTCTGACCCAGGGGGGAGCAGTGAAATCACCTGTCTATCCTGCCTTGTCTTTCTCTCACACCACAATGGTTTGCTCAGCTTGACAGATGACCCCAGGAGGCTGTGAGGGCTCCTGCAGACTCCTTCAGCTGGAGCTGTTTAAAAAATAGCCctgtgggccaggtgtggtggcgcacgcctttaatcccagcacttgggaggcagaggcaggtggctctctgagttcaaggtcaggctggtctacacagcaagttccaggatagctagagctatatagagaaaccctgtcttgaaaaacaaaaacaaaaccaaccatgacaaaaaacaaacaaaccaaacaaaaaaatgtctctttttttgtttggtttgtttgtttgtttgtttgtttgagacagggtttctctgtgtggccttgactgtcctggactcactttgtagaccaggctggcctcaaactcacagcgatccacctgcctctgcctcccaagtgctgggattaaaagggtgcatTACTACTACCCAGcctgagactatgtctcaaaaacaaacaaaaaacaacaacaacaaaaagaaagaaagaaagaaagaaacaaacaaagaaaaagctcaaacaacaacaaaaaactcccaGCCCTCAGGGTTGCTAAGAAACAGTGGCCAGTCCAACTGGAAGCTGGTGAGGCCTTCTAAGGTAGAGGCACAGGTTTCAGGGTGGTAAGTCTGCTGGTACTGTCCAGTCCTCAGACAGGTTAAAGTCAGTGGCTGAGCCTAGAGACCCGCTTTAGAGGCAGATGGACCTGAGTTTCTTTCCCATGCAACTGTGGGTCTTAACTCATCCATGTTGGGTCTGGCCTCTGAGCCTCAACAGGGTTGACAGGCATTTTGTAAACATCCTTTGGAAACCTCTACTTGGGGCTGAGGCTGGACTCCAGtgacagaatgcttgcctaacatgcctGAGGTCTTAAGGCTCAATCATCATGACtaatggtgagtgtgtgtgtgtctgtgtgtctgtgtgtgagtgtgtatgtctgtgtgtgtacatgcctgagCCCATCCATCTGAGTCCTGATTGAGAAGTGGCTTTCCTCGGGGACAGTTCTAGAGCTGCATAGGGCCTATGGTGCTCTGGAAAGAGCATGTGAAGCCAGGGCTCCTAGCAACGCTGCCTTCTGCTGCCACCACTACCAAGAGCACATGATTCCAAACAGCTTAGTCACCTCTTGCCTCGAGTCtatctttctgaaagaaaaaaaaaaaaaggaagatgacaGGGTGACAGCGGCCACCTCATTTTCAGAGCACCCTCTAGGAGTTATACCCACTATttatggttcagcagttaagagcactgtctgcttttctagaAGTTCTGAGttaaatttccagcaaccacatggtggctctcactTATTCTCTatatgtctaaaaaaaaaaatggatcttaAGATGGGTGGTGGTGACTCACACTTTTAATACTActgttctggaggcagaggcaggtggatctctgagttccagaacaccctggtctacagagcaagttccaggacagccagcgctccATAGAGAAACCTtctttcaaaaaccaaaccaaaccaaacctaaacaaaacaaagaagaagaggaagaggaaggaggaggaggaagaggaaaaggaggaggaggaggaggaggaaacggGTTTTAATCTTTCTGTTTTACTTGTGAGGATGTAGCAGGGTACAGTGAGATTTCAACACGGAACCACCAGATGGATTCCCGCACCTACCTTTCTCCAGGTCCAGGCGAGGGCGGACTTTGGTTGGGCTTCTGCTGTCCAGTGTCCAGGCTTCTCTGTGCCCATCCCCTGCTGGCCGCCCCTGCCGCCCTCCCTTGAAGAAGAGGTTCATCAGCGTCTTGGAGCGCTGCAAGGCCCCCTTGTCCCCAAGGAATCCTGACTTCTCCTTCTTCCGCTGTTTCTTCTCCTCTGTAGATATGAGGGAGCCCCCggaggggctggagggtgggtagaggagaaggggggggtggggataggaaagggcagagagagggggggaggaggcagaagggatCTGCAGCCATTCCAGAGTGGGAGTGGGTGGGCGTGGTCTTCTTCCGGCCTCCGGCCTCTCCCCTACCAGATCTAGGGTTGTAGGGAGTCGGGTGTGTATCGGTAACTAAACAGGCCTGGGCAACCCAGGCTGGAGAAATCAGAGTTAGGCCTTGTTTGGGGGCCCAAAGCTTACCAGTTTGAGGCCTGGGACTGGGGTGGGTTTGGGGCCCAGGCCTGTTTAGTGCAGTAAAGTCTAAAGTAGGATCTGAGACTATTCTGGCACTGGACCTGGGACCTGGCCTAGGCCCTGGGACAAAGGCAGGTTTGGGATTGCTCCTTGGAGTGTGAGGCATGCTCTGTTTGGACTAGGGCCCGTGGGGAAAGTGGCACCCCCACAACATACCCCACAGTGTTAGGTGGCTCTGGGATCGCGTGATGGGAGGCCTGGGTCGGCTGAGGGCCAGCAGGAGAGCAGTCTTGGGGGACTCCGAAAGTGCAGAATCAAGGCGTCGGGTAGCCAATGGGCCATCAGAGCGGATGGCTGTGTCCCTGAGGATAACGGTTGGCCGGACGCTGCACCAAGTTTCCACACAGCTGCCCGTATCAGGCTCAGTCTGCATGGCTGTGTCTGCCCGCCCCCAGCCTGGACCATGGCCAATGGGTTCCTCAGGCCCCAGACAGACATCCATGCGGTCAGAGGGCAGTGAGCCCGAGCTGCAAGGGGCACTGGAGGCACAGGAGGAGACACTGGAACCACTCTCGGAAGCTGGTGACAGCTGCTGCAGCACGCCATTGCTCACtgcaaggaagaggaggcagggtaGCTCAGTGGTCTgcttcctttccccccccccacatcccccccacccccccacccctgccattcTCATAGACTACATTTGGGCTTTGGGGGTGGAAGAGAAGCCCGAGGTTATCAGCAGAGGTCAGAGATGCCCTGGGAAGTTATTTCTCTCCTCACCCACTGGGACTTGAGGCCTAGAAGACCCTGCCATTGATTCTGGAAATCCCCAGTGAAGGTTAGAAGCAGCTCTGGGATGTAAGAAGGTCCTGAGGGCATCCTGCTCCCTCTCCATCCGTCAAGTGAGCCCAGCCCCACCCTTGGACCTTAGCTCTTGCCTTTCATCTCTCCAGACTTACGTCTATCCAGCCAGCAGTACTCAGAAACCATCTCTTTGTAGGCAGGGTACCGGCCAGTCTCCTGGAGAAGATACGGCGGCCATTGGAGGAGCAGGCGAGAAGTCGGGAGACGTGGGACATGGGACAGGAGTGAACTCGGTGGCTCTGTTCCTCTCCACTGGGTCCAGCAGGCCCGCTTTCTAACCAACCTTATTTCCTTCGCCCGCAGCTCACCACGTGGCTTGACTCTTTGTCACTGCCTCGGTGACTGTCCCCTTGCCTTGATTACAAGGCCCTTCCTCAGTTACCTCACTCTCCTTCTGCTAACTTCCTGGTGGCATTTGTCAAACCCTGATGGGATGGCTGCTGTCCCGCAGGAGCAGAGAGGCCTTCTTGGTTTGTCCTGAGCTCTGTGCACCCCAGCACTTGGTTGGCCTCATAAGTGCTCAAAAATACTGTTGaacagccaggcagggtggctcaTATCTGGAATTCTAATGCTTGTGAACCTGAGGCAGAGGGCATctagagtttgaagccagccatggCTTCATAGGAAaacctagcctgggctacatggtgaaattCTCCAACACCACCACActtgcgcacgtgcgcgcgcgcacgcacacacacacacacacacacacacacacacacacacacagagagagagagagagagagagagagagatcctcatAGCCCAGGCCTTACACTCCTACCCCGTGCATTAGTCATTCACTTTGAGGCCTTACCCATGCCAAAGAGGAGCTACTATGCTAGGAACACGGGAAGCCAGACCAGAGCCAGGCCAGACTACTGACCAGCTAGCTGAGCAACTGACTGGTGGCAATTTGAGCCTCAGTTCTGTCTTTTGCCAAATGAGCATGTGGAACACCAGTGGCCAAGCAACAGGTCTAATCTGAGAAGTCCCTAACCCAGTCTGGCCTCTCCCTGCTCCTATGTAGTCTGGCCCACCTTGATGGTCAACATTATGTGCGTCTGGCCCTTCAGCACCTCCACGGCCTGGCTGTGGCTGATGTCATCGAACCTGACACCGTTGGCCGCCAGGACCTGGTCCCCCACTTTGATGCCATTCTCCTCAGCCAGTCCACCATGGTCCACTCTGGGGATAGATGGGTGTGTTGGTTGATAAGACCCTGACCtccgcccctccctccccgcctccaACCTCCTTTACTTGGCTATGGGATTGCCCACCTACATTCCTTGGCCCCCTTCTGTTGACGACGCCCTCTCCCCAGGCCATACCCTGAAAGGGCCCCTCATTTTGACTTTAGTTGGCCAAGCCTCATGTGTTGACCCATCCCCAAGCTCCACTTGCAGCTCTGCCCCAGCTGTCTCATTTACTCCAGCACACTCACTTGGACACATAGATGCCCAGGCCAAACTCCTTGCCCCCGCGGATGTTGAAGCCCAGGCAGAAGTCATCGGAGGTTGTATACAGGTGGACGATGCGCCGCACACCATCCTCTGAGCTGACGTCCGATGGTGTTGAGCTGCACTTCTCCACCACCAGGCGCCGGTTCACTACATCCACCCTGCCACAACACGTCCGCCCTGATCCCAGCTCCTCCAGGAACACCCAATCTAAAGACCTTGGCAACTGATTCGGGAAAAGGATGATTTccttggggtggggctgggagaatgGGAGTTCTCCTGGCCCAAAATCTTCAGTGGAATATAGGTTTCATCAAATCTATGGATCAATCTGAACCCTAGTAGGTAGCCACAACCTGCCGAGgcgcttttctcttttctgtcttgttttccaTGCTGTGGGTGGAAACCAAGGCCTTCCTAGACTACGCTAAGCTTCTGCTTTAACTCTATCTTTGACCCTTAGGCCCAGAGTCTCATTTCTGTTTCTTACAAGGCCCCATGGGGAAGGTGCCCAGAGGAGAGCATGAGCTGCTGGGTAGGGGCAAGGGAGACGTGGGCCATGGTGTCTGGGCAAGGTGAGGCATCACTCACCATGTGGTCTTCTCCTTGGAGAACTTGATGCCAGGCACGCGGCCCATACGCCGCACCATCATGTGCAGGCAGCTGCTACTGGTCAACAGCCTCACAGCACTGCCCATTGTGGTGCTCTCTAGACTCAGCCCGTTCACCTCTGTGATCTTGTCCCCCACACACAGGCCAGCCCGCTCTGCGCAAAGGATGAGTCCTCAGAGTGGGCTCTGCAGCCCAATCCACTCAGTAAGTGTGGGCTCTACCTCCCATCACCTCCCGCCCTCTGAGCAGAGGCTGTTCAGGTCCTTGCCCACCTAGCTTCTGCTACCCACTAAAGAGGGAGGCACACCCCAGGCCACGCTCACCTGCActgctcccctcctccaccttgcTGACAAAGATGCCCAGGCCGTGCTCGGAGCCACCTCTCACACTGAAACCCAGCCTCCCAGAGGGGCTCTTCTCCACCCGAACAGCGTGGATGACATCACTTTCATCACTGTTAGCTGTGAGGATAAACACACCGGTATGACCTCCATGTTGGCTCTGGCCACTGAGCATCTAGGCTCCCCAACTTGGTTATCTGCAAAATCTAGGCTTCGGTGCAGAGCCGTCCAGATGATACTCAGGGCCCTAAATGGAGATGGTATACAACTTCCCCTCTGGGTGATTCTGAGACCACAAGCCTCTCACTGACAATGTGGAAACAGGTGAGAACAGTCAGATTAGATTCCATGGCTCTTCCTttgtcttctccctctccctctctccccctccccctgccccccgccgtgtgtgtgtgtgtgtgtgtgtgtgtgtgtgtgtgtgtgtgtgtgtgtgtgtgatatgtctgAATTCTTATGTCCAATCTTTGAAACTCTGCCATTCTGAGAACCAggtaaacagaaaggaaagttCAAGATTCCACTGTGGGGAGGCTGTGCTCTCAGCTTGCAACCAAAGGAGTTTCAAAGAGCTGCCAAGCTGGCCATGGAAGGGGCTAGGTGCTCAGAGTAACTTAAAGGCAGAACCAAGTGTGCACAGGAGAGTtagacagattttctttctttcttttttttgctgGAACACATAGTAAGCTTTCTATGTGGAGGCACAAAAACTGAAACTTGGTAAATCCTTGAGCAGGACCTATGGCAGAACTGCTGCGGCCTCTTCCATCCCATAGACTCCTCCAATTCTAGGGGCTGAGAGTTAGAAACTACATGGCTTCCTGCGGACAGAACCGCTAA is a window of Acomys russatus chromosome 5, mAcoRus1.1, whole genome shotgun sequence DNA encoding:
- the Pdzd7 gene encoding PDZ domain-containing protein 7 codes for the protein MARGFTVGFDPLGLGELSSGSLSSLSSRGHLGSDSGSTATRYLLRKQQRLLNGPPRGIRASSPMGRVILINSPIEANSDESDVIHAVRVEKSPSGRLGFSVRGGSEHGLGIFVSKVEEGSSAERAGLCVGDKITEVNGLSLESTTMGSAVRLLTSSSCLHMMVRRMGRVPGIKFSKEKTTWVDVVNRRLVVEKCSSTPSDVSSEDGVRRIVHLYTTSDDFCLGFNIRGGKEFGLGIYVSKVDHGGLAEENGIKVGDQVLAANGVRFDDISHSQAVEVLKGQTHIMLTIKETGRYPAYKEMVSEYCWLDRLSNGVLQQLSPASESGSSVSSCASSAPCSSGSLPSDRMDVCLGPEEPIGHGPGWGRADTAMQTEPDTGSCVETWCSVRPTVILRDTAIRSDGPLATRRLDSALSESPKTALLLALSRPRPPITRSQSHLTLWEEKKQRKKEKSGFLGDKGALQRSKTLMNLFFKGGRQGRPAGDGHREAWTLDSRSPTKVRPRLDLEKVGSVGPVQKFVTWRLRRDRERGRALLSARSGSPSGQVASVDEQVQAWESRRPLIQDLARRLLTDDEVLAVTRHCSRYVHEGSVEDLVRPLLAILDRPEKLLLLRDIRSVVAPTDLGRFDSMVMPVELEAYEVLKSRAVRPSALRPTRQDTPPKRHLITPVPDSRGGFYLLPANGSEDDDGEIRERLGGLKVSHSASAPRHHHKGIPPLQDVPVDAFSTRRACTPPPQPPPVAPRPPRPNWLLTEAPSREDTQQNQSQTPALSHSHSRSRSRSRCRGKSPGRRRSPSPAPVTTATTANGRYHRPRKARPLLPRPLDGQVAKARARQGALENGIGEPAEEASRSASAGELRTVTLSKMKQSLGISISGGIESKVQPMVKIEKIFPGGAAFLCGALQAGLELVAVDGESLEQVTHQRAVDTIRRAYRNKAREPMELVVRVPGPGLLPLSSDQGLPADRSFAHGPTDDTPVPTQLPPPTEARQPQQALNSALQAPLSTPKCSPILKAPHHPSH